CAGCCAATCCCATTTATGTTTTGCTGGATGATTCTAAAACGGATAAAAATTATCAGGCTGAATTGATAAAAGTTTCTCCGATTGAAGAAGAGAATGACTATTCATGGATTGAACTCACTCCAAAAAATCAAAATGATGAAGTCAAACAAATCTGGCTCGGTGTTGAAGATAATATGATTCGGGTTCTACAAATCAGAAATCAAATGGAAAACAATGTGGTTTTCAAATTTTCCAATACAACCAGAAACCCTGAAATTAAATCTGATTTGTTTAATTTTTCAGTCCCTGAAGGAACCGATATTCTAATGGAAAATCCCGGATTCGGTGAATCTGATTATTAATGCAACCTCTGGCTGACAAATTACGCCCAAAAAAACTCTGTGATGTTGTCGGTCAGGAGCATTTAACGGCTGAGAATAAGCCGTTTGCCAAAATCATTGAGAACAATCACCTTCATTCAATGATTCTTTGGGGACCTCCGGGAACAGGGAAAACCACTTTGGCGAGAGTTCTTTGTGATTCTGTTCATGCCAAGCAAATCAATTTATCAGCAATTTTATCCGGCGTTGCCGATATCAGAAAAGCGGTCAACCAGGCTCAACAAAATCAGCAAGACGGTTTCTCAACGGTACTGTTTGTTGACGAAATCCACCGCTTTAACAAATCGCAACAAGATGCTTTTTTACCACACATGGAAAGCGGGTTAATTGTGTTGATTGGTGCAACCACCGAAAATCCATCGTTTGCATTGAATAATGCACTATTGTCACGCTCAAGGGTTTATATTCTGAAAAGCATTGAATCTGCTGATTTAGAGAGATTATTGCAGAAAGGTTTAGAATCCACTAATTTATCCTTGACACAATCGCAACAAAACATGTTGATTCAGGCTGCCGATGGTGATGCCAGACGCTTACTGACATTGCTGGAAATTCTCTCGGATTATTCAGACAATGGCAATGTGGTTGATGAAGATGTATCCTTGATTATTTCGGGTCAGAATCGTCGTTTTGACAACAAAGGAGATATTTTCTATGAACAAATATCTGCATTGCATAAATGCGTTCGCAGCTCAAATCCGGATGCCGCATTGTATTGGTTTAACCGAATGCTGGATGCCGGTTGTGATCCTCAATATATCGCCAGAAGGCTGTTACGCATGGCGAGTGAAGATATTGGCAATGCCGATCCCAGAGCCTTAACTCTTGCTTTGGATGCCTGGGAAAGCTGGCGACGTTTGGGTTCTCCCGAAGGAGATTTAGCCTTAGCACAAGCAGTGGTTTATCTGGCGAGTTGTCCTAAAAGCAATGCTGTTTACACCGCTCAAAAACAAGCTCAGCATGATGCTAAAATCTTTGGTTCAATGGATGTTCCCATGCATTTAAGAAATGCCCCAACACAACTGATGAAGAATCAGGGATTTGGCAAGGGCTATCAATATGATCATGACCAAGAAGCTACAATTGCCTACACACAGACAGGATTTCCGGATAAGATGGGAGAAAAAGTGTACTATCATCCAAAAAATTCAGGATTGGAAGGAAAAATTTCTGAGAAACTCGATTCCATCAGAAAGATACGAAACAAAAATTATGATTAAACAAGTTCTTGTTGTAGCTGCAGGCGGAGCCATTGGTGCGGTATTAAGATACCTCAACGCCAAGGCGTTCACACACTTTTTTGGCACACCTTTGCCTTGGGCAACTTTAATAGTCAATGTTGTCGGTTGTTTTCTTATGGGGATTGCCTACACATTGCTTTTGGACAAGTATCAAGTATCAGACTCAATGCGCTTATTTGTTATGATGGGTGTTTTGGGTGCGCTCACAACCTGGTCAACTTTTTCCATGGAAGCGGTATTAATGCTCAATTATGGCGAATATTTTAAAGCCGGTATTTATCTATTTCTCACATTTTTTCTTTGTTTATCTGCATTTTTCGTTGGTATGAGGCTCTCAGCCTGACAAATCGTTATTAATTTGATAACCGTCAAGAATAAAAAAACCAAAAGCTACTAACATTGCAATCCAAGGTTGTTAAACTTTTTTTAGTATTGTTACTAGATGATTTTCTCCTTAAAAATGTAGTCGTTTTTACGGGTGATGCTAGAGCCCTCATTAGTGTCACCTGTTTTTTTTAGAAAAATGACTTTGTTAATGAATAGAATACTTGATAACGGTCAATGTATTTTTACCTGGTTGAAAATAAAATATCGTTTTAATAGAGTGAAAGGGTGATAAAGGTTATGGAATTATTTACAAGAATTTTCGACAGCTATATTGGTATATTGAGCTTAGGAGTTCTCCTGTTTATCATTGGAATGGGAGTGTGGTTTTACAAATTCTTCATGAAGAAAATCGAACAAGAAGAAAAAGCTCAAAAAAAACAAATAACTAAGAAATAACATTTCTCCTCAAAAACCCTGGCGGTTTTTTCCGGTGCTGACGCTTGCCCCCAATTGTCAGCACTTGGATTTTCACAAGGGGTTCCTGCAAAAAATCAATTACGTTACAATTCAACTGATTCAATCAGTATTCACAATTTCAATCAGTGTTATGTTAGAATTTTATTTTTAACTTAAACAGCTCTTAATTCATTTATTTTAATCAGTTATTTGCCTATGGATTCTCAACTTATTTCAATCAATTACAGTGACCCCTTATGGATTGCCATTGCATTTATCTGTGGTTTTTTAATGCGACTCCTCGGCCTGCCACCATTAATCGGCTTTCTCGTTGCTGGCTTCGTGCTCAATAATATTGGTGTCAAAGGCGGAGAGTTCCTTAACGAAATGGCCGATCTGGGTATCACCTTGCTACTTTTTAGTATCGGATTGAAATTAAAATTAAAAGCATTAGCAAAACCGGAAGTATGGGCTGTCGCCAGCCTGCACATGATTGCACTGACATTATTTATTGCTCTTGCTGTATTTCTCTTCTCTTTCAGTGGCATACAAATGCTTACAAACATCAGTACCAGTACAGCACTCCTTATCGGATTTGCCATGTCATTTTCCAGTACTGTTTTTGCTGTTAAGGTTATTGATGAGTTGGGAGCAACCGGTTCTCGTCATGGACAGACAGCGATTGGGGTTCTGGTTGTTCAGGATATTGCAGCCGTCATATTTATTGCGGTTTCTATTGGCAAGGTCCCTTCTCCTTTGGCATTTTTTTTAATTGCTCTTATCCCATTAAGACACTTACTTTATAAAGTTCTGGATAAGGTAGGTCATGGGGAACTCCTCATATTATTTGGCATTACTCTGGCTCTGGTTGGATCTGAAATCTTTGAATTAGTGGGTATAAAAGGTGATGTTGGAGCACTTGTAATTGGAATGTTATTTGCAAGACATTCAAAGTCCAAAGAGCTATCACGTGCACTCATGGGGTTTAAAGAGTTATTCCTTGTTGGGTTTTTCCTGAGTGTGGGTTTGGTAGCTGTTCCTGGGTGGACAGAAATTCTGGTTGCAATGTTTTTTATAATGTTGTTACCGGTAAAGGTAGGAATCTATTTTATTTTATTTAATTTATTTCATCTAAGAGCGAGCACATCCTGGAGAACATCATTTAACCTGGCGAATTATAGTGAATTTGGACTCATTGTTGGAGCTCTGGCATCAACAAGCGGGTGGTTCTCCAATCAATTACTCACTGTATTTTCTGTCGTTATTTCTTTCTCGTTTATTGTTTCTGCCCCACTAATCAATGTGCGTGACAGCCTTTATCAAAAATGGCGACCATTCTTGAAAAAATTTGAAAAGAAACAACGCCTACCGGGTGAGGAAAATCTGGATCTTTCGCATATTAAGCTTGTTGTTTTCGGTATGGGACGAATGGGAACCGCGGCATATACGTCTATGGAGCCGAACTATCCCGGAAAAATTGTAGGCGTGGAGATAGAACATGAAAAAATCAAACAGCATCTTGCTGCAGGTAGAAATGTGGTCAACGGAGATGCTACCAACCCGGATTTCTGGGTACGAGCTCCGGATCTGATAAAGGACCTGGATTGGGTCTTACTTTCATTACCCAATCACAAGGCGAACATGGTGGCCGTTTCATTGCTCAAGGAAATGGGATATAAAGGACATATCGCAGCAACCAGTAAGTTCCCTGACGAGGAAATCGCATTAAAAGAAATTGGTGTTGAATACACATTTAATATATATACCAGTGCCGGTCTGGGTTTTGCAAATGAGCTACAAAATTTTGTTGTTAACAGACCCGTGGATGTATAACAACAGTTGATAGCTCAATAAGCAAACTGCCGTTACTTTTTATAATGTAAAAGCTAAAATCCAGTCATATCCACCAGATCTTTATAATGCACTGGTCCGACTCTTTTGTCGATTTGTTTTCCATCCGGATTAAATACTAAAGTCGTTGGCAGGCCTTTAGTGTTAGCATTTTCGAAGTCCGTTGGTGTATAGACATCAGTTCTTAAAATTGGATAATTGATATTTAAATCCTTAACAAAATTCTGAACGATATCAAGGTCTGTATCTTCATAATCAATACCCAAAATCTCTACTTTATCCTGATAGGTTTCTTTAAAGCGAACAAAGTCAGGGATTTCCTTGCGGCAGGGTTTACACCAGGTTGCCCAAAAATTAACAATAACATATTTGCCTTTATAATCTGACAGTTTGACTTCATTACCATTAATGTCTTGATAAACAAAGTCAAAACTCGACTCACTAATGCAAGAGGTGATAAATATTAGAATCAGTATGACGAGAGTGTTATTTTTCATTTTCTTTCTCAATTTGTTTGAAGACTGTTTTCACAGAGTTTTTCATATCCGAATGAATTTTCGACCAGATTTGCTGAATAAATGGTTCGAAAAACTCAAAACCTTCAGTGGTTGTAAAAGGCAAACTGAAACGACCCATGGTGTAGAGTTTGCCGATACTGATACTATCCATATCTCGTAGCAGGACGTAATCTCCTTCTTGATTGGTTTGAATCATTTTATTCTCTTCCAACCAGTTTAATTGTTCATAAATTTCAACATCAGGAACGCGATCCATTTGGTTGAAGAAGTCAGTCAATGACACGGTTTCGCCTTTTTTGCTGGCTTGCCACAAACGATATAAAATAAAAGTAATGACCAGAAAACGATGATTGCCTGTATAAGATTGCACACGATAGCGCCAACGCGAAGTTTCTAGAGTTGCTGCAATCGTTCCGCCCAATAAAACAATATTCCAGGAAAGATAAACCCAAAGTAAAAAGATTGGTATCGTTGCCAAAGTCCCATAAACTCGTTGATAACTGGGAAAAGTTGCCACATACCATGCAAATCCGCGTTTTGCCATTTCAAACAAAATAGCAGCTGTGATTGCACCAATCAGTGCCGATTTCCACTTCACTTTGCGGTTAGGAACAACCAGATAAATCAGGAAAAACCCAAAAGTCGATGCCAGAACCGGTAAAACTTTGAGAACATAAATTTTAATGGTGTTGAACCCTTCGTAATTAAATAATACCGAAGTGAGAGCAATTCCTCCACCAACTAAGATTGGTCCCATTGTTAAAACAGTCCAATACATCACAATTTTCTTTAGCAAATTGCCCGATGGCTTGGTATCCCAAATCCGATTCAGAGCTTTTTCCATGGTGTGCATCATCAAAATTGATGTCACAAATATTGCCAAAGCCATGCTAATTTTCAGGTTGCGGGATTTTTCCACGAAGCCGGTAATATACTCCTGAACCACTTCGCCGGCAGTCGGTACAAAATTATCAAAAATAAAATCCTGAATCTGTCCGCTGACATCTTCAAAATGCGGAAAGGCTGAAAAAACCGTTACAACAACAGCCATAAACGGAACCAGCGACAACAAAGTTGTATAAGCCAAGGAGGATGCTGAAAGCGGAGTTTCATTTTCAAAGAATTGTCGAAAAACTTCTCGGTAAAACCGCTTAAACGTATCCCATTTATGCATAATTAAACATCCGCTTCATTTCAGCTCCGGGATTTTCTCTTCGCATAAAGGCTTCGCCAATCAAAAATGTATTGATACCGTTTTCCCGCAACATCGAAATGTCTTGTGAGCTATGAATCCCACTTTCACTGATAATAATTCGGTCTTGAGGAATCTGTTTTCCAAGATGAACCGAGGTTTCAATATCCGTTACAAAAGTTCGTAAATTTCTATTATTGATTCCAATCAATCGTGCCGGTGTGGATAACGCTCTTTGTAATTCTTTATCATCATGAACTTCCATCAACACATCCATACCCAGCTCTTTTGCCAAAACAGTGAGTTCAAAAAGTTGTGGATCGGCTAAAGCCGCAACAATCAACAAAATACAATCAGCGCCCATAGCCCTTGATTCATAGACTTGCCATTCATCAATAATAAAATCCTTACGAAGTACCGGAATACTTACAGCATCTCTTGCCTGCTTCAAATAATCAGCATGACCTTGAAAATATTCTTCATCCGTCAAAACAGATAAACAGGTCGCTCCGCCATCCTGATAGGATTTAGCTGCTGTCACCGGGTTGAAGTTTTTACTGATTAAGCCTTTAGAAGGTGATGCTTTTTTAACCTCTGCAATAACTGCCGTTTCGTTATTTGACAACTTTTCATTGATTGCATTGTAAAAACCACGACAAGGTTTTTGAGAAGCAATCATTTCTTCAAAGTCCGAAATCGTATTTTTTTTCTGACCTTTTGTGACTTCAAGTATCTTGGTGTTTATAATTTTGGTGAGAATATCAGTCATTTGTAAAAGCCTGTGTGATTTGGATGAGTTGTTGGAATGTGTCTTGAGCTTTGCCGTTTTGTAATGATTCATAAGCCATCTGAACACCCTGCTTAATACTTTCTGCTTTGCCGGAAACATAAATCGCAGCACCGGCATTCAATGCCAGAATATCTGCAGCAGCTCCTTTTTGTCCTGAAAATGCTTGTTGAATTAAATTCAAACTTTGTTCGGCATTATCAACTATCAAACCATCAATGCTTTGTGTTTTTACACCAAAATCTTCCGGTCGTATCGAATAATTGACAATTTCACCATTTTTCAATTCGCTGACATTGGTCGGTGCTGCCAAAGAAACCTCGTCCATTCCATCTTCCGAGTGAACAACTATCACATGGTTGGCTCCTAATTTTTTCAAAACTTCCGCTGTGGTGTTCAACCAATCTTTGCTGAAAACACCCATAATTTGATTCAGTACGTTTGCAGGGTTGGTTAATGGACCCAGCAAATTAAAAAAGGTTCTCAATCCAATCTCTTTACGAGGAGCCACTGCATACTTGGTTGCTGAATGATGTGCCGGAGCAAACAAAAAACCGATATTACATTGACTGATGCATTGTTCTACTTGTGGTGCAGTCAGGTTTAAATTTACTCCTGCTGTTTCCAGAACATCGGCTGAACCTGTTGTGCTGGATACCGAACGATTTCCATGTTTCGCCACGCAGCACCCGACCGAAGCCGCAACAATTGCAGCACCGGTAGAGACATTAAAAATACCAATCCCATCACCACCGGTTCCACAAGTATCAACTTGAAACTCACCAGTCACACTCACTTTAACAGCACGTTCGCGCATAACTTCCGCGGCTTCACAAATGCTTTGAACAGAATCGCCAAGAATCTTGGAAGCCATTAAATACGCTCCAATCTGCGAGGGAGTTGCATCACCATCCATGATTTGGTTCATTACTGACCTCATCATTCCTTCAGGTAAAGACCGTGATTCTCCCAGTATTTGTAAGGCTTTTCTAATTGCTGTCATTGTATTTATTATCAATCAAAGGCACATTTTATCGCAAAAGTCATTAAACAAAAAAATTATTGAAATTATTTGAAATATTTGTGTTGTTATCAGGTCTTTTAGATTTATCATATCGCTGTTTTCAACAGCTTTTGATATGTTTGGAAACAACCTCAGCCAGAGATAATCTCTGCTGAAATTTATTAATGTATTGAGGTATAAAAATGTTCAATCAATCTTATAAAAAATCTTTATTTATTGCTCTTTTTGCATTCCTTTTGGTTGCAATTGCAAGCACTGCTTCAGCATCAACAAGTCCGTTTGCTCAACACGATTCAGCAAAGTCTCACCAACCTGTCAAAGGTGACGAAGATAAATGCGGTGAAGGTAAATGTGGTGACGCAGAAAGTGAAGAAGGAGATGAAAAGTGTGGTGACACAGATGCTGACTCCGAAGACAAATGTGGTGAAGGTAAATGTGGCGATGGAAAATGTGGAGACGAAGAGTCAGAAGAGAAATGTGGTGACACAGACTCTGAAGAAAAATGTGGCGACACCGAAGACACTGATAAAGAAGAAAAGTGTGGTGAAGGTAAGTGTGGTTGATAACTCCATAACCCTTGGTTTTATAAAAACGGCAACTTGTTTGCCGTTTTTTTATTCAAAATCATTTGCATAGATTGAATTGTTATGACAATATTGTGCACTAATTAATTGATAAATACTGAAAGAGGAAATCATAATGAAAACGACTAAATTATTATTAACATCATTCATCTTGGCAATGGTTTTAAGCCTGACAGCCTGTAACAAACCAGGAACTGTTAAATCTGACACTGTTCCAGCACCTAAATCTGAAACCTCAAAAATGAAATGTGGTGAAGGAAAGTGTGGTGATGGAAAACGCAGCGAAATGAAATGTGGTGAAGGAAAGTGTGGTGATGGAAAATGTGGAAAAGGAAAATGCGGAGATAATAAAGCCAAGAAATGTGATGGCAAAGGCAAAGATGGAAAAAAATGCAAGGATGGCAAAAAGTGCGACGGTAAAGGCAAAGACAAGAAAAAATGTGCTGATAAAAAAGGCAAAAAATGCGATGGCAAAGGAAAGGACGGAAAAAAATGCGACGGTAAAGGTAAGGACGGCAAGAAATGTAAAGATGGAAAGAAATGCGACGGCAAATGTAAAGATAAAAAGAAATGTGGTGAAAAAAAATGCGGTGAAGGCAAATGTGGTGATGGAAAATGCGGCGAGATGAAATGTGGTGAAGGCAAATGTGGCGAAGGAAAATGCGGAGACAAAGCCAAAACTGAAGAGAAGAAATGCGGCTAAACTTTTAAAAACAGCATCAAGAAATTGAAAACGGCACATTTCGTGCCGTTTTTTTAATATCAGATTAAAATCTATTTGGAATTAAAATCCAGAATAAATTTCCAACATCTGTTTATTTACAACCTGATCTGAAAAATTTTCCACAACCATTTTACGACTTTCCTGTCCCATGGATTTCATTAAATCATAATCATTAGAGAGTTTGATAATCGCATTGGCAAGTGGCATTGATTCTTTGACCGGAACTAAAAGTCCATTATTTCCTTTCACCATTTCTCTGCAACCCGGAACATCAGTTGTGATAATTGGGCGACCACAACTGGCAGCTTCCAGCAGAGATTTTGGCAATCCTTCCCGATATGATGGCAAAATTGCAATGTGTGATTCTTTCCAAACATTGACAATATCACTGCGAAATCCATGCCATTTCACCAAACCTTGTTCTTGCCAATTCTGCAAATCTTGTTCGCTTACACTAAATGGATTAACCAAATGAGGAGTCCCAACCAGATTGATTTGAACGTTATCAATACCTTTGTCATTGATTATTTTTGCGGCTTCAATCAATTCAATCAAGCCTTTATCCTTAAGCATTCTGGCGACAAATGTTACTTGAATTGTGTGAGAATCAGGCAACTCCAGAAAAGGAAAGTCATCAGTATTTACACCTGAACCACGAACCAAATGCAACCGGCTTTCGTTAATAAATTTACCTTTGACACCTTCATAATCATCCCGATTCTGCACCACCAAATGAATTCTTCGAGCGCTGAACATAACTCTGAAAGCCTTAGTCACAAACCACTTTATCATTCGGGTTAACATTTTTTTAGAGGTCTCCAGATAACCCATGCCGGTCAGAGTTGCCACCATATTCTTTGACTTTGACAACCAGAAAGCAAAAGTCGTGAGAAACATCATGCGCATGGACACCGTATGGATTAAATCCGGGCGAATCTGATTGATGACTTTTCGAGCCTGAAATATCAGCTTGATATTGGCTACAATTCCTAACCCCGAAGCCCTTTGCTTAAAACCGTAAAACGTAAAACCATGAGACTTAATAATATCAGTGTATTTCGAATCATTTTCATACGCCAAAACTGAAACATCATATCCGGCATCTTTTGCTGCCAATGCCAGACCTAAGCGATGTGACAGGAAATAATTATCGTCTGAGATGATGTAGAGGAGTTTTTGCAAGAGTATTGCCTTAATTAAAAGTAAGTATTATAATAAATTCCAAGTAATATTTATAGAAAAACATGTCAATTGCAATAATATCAAGTAGAGGACAAATTACAATTCCTGCAGAGATAAGAGCCCTATTATCATTAAACAAGGGTGACAAGATAAATTTTATCATTGATGGCAACGAAGTTAAGTTTATCCCTGTAACCAAAGATATAAGATCTATAAAAGGAATTATTAAGAAACCTTTAAAACCTGTAACAATTGAAGAAATGAATAAAACTATTAAAGCCAAAGGTGGACAAAAGTGATTGGACTGGATACAAATGTCATTATTCGATATATGACTCAGGATGATCCTACCCAGGCAAAAACAGCGAGTGACTTTATTGAAAAAAACTGTTCCGAAGAAAGTCCCGGGTATATATGCCACATTGTTTTATGTGAAATCTCTTGGGTACTTGAAAGCAATTATGAGCTGGATAAAGAGTCAATAATTCAGGTTATAGAGGAATTATTACAAATAAATCAAATTACAATACCTCAGCCGGAAACTGTTTGGAGAGCATTGAATGACTTTAAAAATTCAAATGCGGATTTTTCTGACCACCTGATTGCCGGAACGAACTTTACTAATGGTTGCCAACAAACTGTGACGTTTGATAAAAAAGCTGGAAAACATTCACTTTTTCAGATATTGGAATAATTTCAGACATCCCATTGCTCCCGCCACATCTGGAACATCAAAACAAACCATAGCACATTCGCCAAACTATTGTCTCCGGCGTAAAAGCGGGATTTGAGTTTTAATAATTCCTCAGTATTGAAGATATCTGCATCCAGTTTGTCCGACTGGAAATGGTTTTCAACCAATGGTTTGAGTTCATTTTTCAGCCAGTTGACCAGAGGAATCTGAAAGCCGGATTTGGGTTTATCGACAACTTCTGCCGGAATGTGTTTGTACAAAATCTGTCGTGCCAGATATTTTCCCTGCTTGTTTTTGTATTTGAGTTTGTTCGGAACCTGTGCCATAAACTCGATGATTCGGTGATCCAAAAGCGGTTCCCGACCTTCCAGAGAGTTGCTCATACACGCCCGATCCACTTTGACCAGAACATCATCAACCATAAATGATCTGTAATCGGTCAGCATCATGTTGTCTATAAAAGACAATTCCGGTTCAAAATCAAACGTTCCAAACAGTTCCGGTTTGATTTTCAGAAATTGTTTTACTTGTTGTGGATTGACGTAGGACGAAGCATTACAAAACATATCGGATAAAGATTTTGCACTCATAGCGCGCTTGAATTTGGCATATTTATCCTCGATATTGGTAAAACGCTTGCTCTTGGGTAGCAGAGAATTGATTGCACCAACCATTTTTGCAGGAATCACTTTCATCAAAGCATTGACAGTATTTTTTTTCAAAGAACTGGCAAAAACCGACTCAAACTTTTGCAACATAAAATATTTGCTATATCCGCAAAAAACCTCATCTCCACCATCGGCAGACAAAGCCACTGTGACATCTTTCTTTGCCAACTCCGCAACCATCATTGTCGGTAGCGCCGAGCTGTCAGCAAAAGGTTCATCATAGTGAAACGGCACGTCCGAGACTTTATCCAGCAAATCTTGATTGCTGATATACAATTCTGAATGTTCCGTTCCAAAATATTTCGCAATCGTTTTGGCATGTTCGGCTTCGTTGTATTTTTTATCTTCAAAGCCAATGGTAAATGTGTGTAATTTTCTTTGTTTGTTTTGAGCTAGCAAAGCCGTGACCAAGGTCGAATCATAACCACCACTGAGAAAAACCCCGACAGGAACATCTGAAATCATTCTCAGATTGACTGAATCAGTAATCAAATCTTCCAGATTGGAGAGAATCGCTTCTTCGTTGTCAGTAAACTTATCCTTTTTATAAAATTCCTCCACATCCCAGTATTTTATAACCTTAAAATCAATGGGTTCAGAGTCGTTGATATCAATCTCAACATAATGCCCCGGCAGCAATTTATAAGTATTCTCAAAAATCGTATGCGGAGCAGGGATATATCCAAATTGAAAATAGTATGGCAGTACTTCTTTATTGAGTCTCTTCACAAACCCCGGATGCTGATGAAATGACTTTAGCTCTGAAGCAAACAAAAACTCAGATTCTCCAACATGGTAATAAAGCGGTTTAACACCTGCACGGTCACGAACCAGAAATGTTTTTTGTTCAATCTTATCCAGAATTGCAAAAGCAAACATTCCGATAAACTTTTCCAGACAATCCATGCCCCAATGCTTGTAGGCATATAATATGACTTCTGTATCCGAACCGGAGACGAACTTCTGTCCCAGAGTTTCCAGTTCCTCTCTAATGATTTTGAAGTTATAAACCTCTCCGTTAAAAACCAGAATATAATTTCCGCAATCTGAAACAAACGGCTGATGCCCTTTCTTTGAAACATCCTGTATAGACAAGCGGTTTTGCCCCAAATGCACAAACGAATCAGCAACAGCCTCGACTAAAGTTCCGGTGTCATCCGGTCCTCGATAACGCAAAACCTCCAGCATCGACTCGACAACCGAGTTTTGTCTATTGCTACTTATAAAACCGACCAGACCGCACATTAGAATCGCTATCGTTTCATTACTTCAGTTACAAAATAAAACCTAAGCATCACAGGTTCTCTCTGATAAAATAAATCGACTCTTCAATTTCATTCATAGTTGGCAATTCTCCGTAAGCCAAATCTGCAAAGACGCCATTGTATATTGAATTGATTGATTTTGACCAGTTTTTAAATTCCGAAAACAATGGTGCATTTATGAGTGAATGCCGAAAATATTTCAACTGGTTATCAAAAGTGTTTTCTTCATCCAAAATACAAATATCAAGCATCTTATTAAAACCATCGCTGACAATAAAGTCCCTGTGTTTTTTCAGTCTTAATATCTGGCATATATCATAAAGATGTCGAATCCGAGCTGATATTTTTTCGACAGGATTTTCACTGTAGCTGTCTTTAATCATGGCAAGGATTTTTTCCACCAGAGTCCTTTCCACTGATAAAACATTCATGTTGAAGCTATGCAAATTATATTTCTCAACTATGTCGAGTCGGTTGTTTTCCATTAACACTTCTGAAATCAAAGACTGCAACTCAACCGGTATAAATGGTTCAGGAATTGAAAAAGAATTAATTTCTATCAACAAATCCGGAGATGCTTGTCCAAAATTTTCATTTTTGATAATTCGTGGATATTGATAAACGGTTTTCCGAAATCTTGAGCCTTTTGACTCCCTTGCATCATTTTTTATATTAATCAGTCCTTGCGAAACAGCTGTTTCAACCTGCTTGAGTAATTTTTTACCTGAATTTTGACTTTGTTCATTATCTGAAAATATAGCCAAATCAATATCTTCAGAAAACCGATCA
The sequence above is drawn from the Gammaproteobacteria bacterium genome and encodes:
- the trpC gene encoding indole-3-glycerol phosphate synthase TrpC, which encodes MTDILTKIINTKILEVTKGQKKNTISDFEEMIASQKPCRGFYNAINEKLSNNETAVIAEVKKASPSKGLISKNFNPVTAAKSYQDGGATCLSVLTDEEYFQGHADYLKQARDAVSIPVLRKDFIIDEWQVYESRAMGADCILLIVAALADPQLFELTVLAKELGMDVLMEVHDDKELQRALSTPARLIGINNRNLRTFVTDIETSVHLGKQIPQDRIIISESGIHSSQDISMLRENGINTFLIGEAFMRRENPGAEMKRMFNYA
- the trpD gene encoding anthranilate phosphoribosyltransferase, whose amino-acid sequence is MTAIRKALQILGESRSLPEGMMRSVMNQIMDGDATPSQIGAYLMASKILGDSVQSICEAAEVMRERAVKVSVTGEFQVDTCGTGGDGIGIFNVSTGAAIVAASVGCCVAKHGNRSVSSTTGSADVLETAGVNLNLTAPQVEQCISQCNIGFLFAPAHHSATKYAVAPRKEIGLRTFFNLLGPLTNPANVLNQIMGVFSKDWLNTTAEVLKKLGANHVIVVHSEDGMDEVSLAAPTNVSELKNGEIVNYSIRPEDFGVKTQSIDGLIVDNAEQSLNLIQQAFSGQKGAAADILALNAGAAIYVSGKAESIKQGVQMAYESLQNGKAQDTFQQLIQITQAFTND
- a CDS encoding glycosyltransferase family 4 protein — translated: MQKLLYIISDDNYFLSHRLGLALAAKDAGYDVSVLAYENDSKYTDIIKSHGFTFYGFKQRASGLGIVANIKLIFQARKVINQIRPDLIHTVSMRMMFLTTFAFWLSKSKNMVATLTGMGYLETSKKMLTRMIKWFVTKAFRVMFSARRIHLVVQNRDDYEGVKGKFINESRLHLVRGSGVNTDDFPFLELPDSHTIQVTFVARMLKDKGLIELIEAAKIINDKGIDNVQINLVGTPHLVNPFSVSEQDLQNWQEQGLVKWHGFRSDIVNVWKESHIAILPSYREGLPKSLLEAASCGRPIITTDVPGCREMVKGNNGLLVPVKESMPLANAIIKLSNDYDLMKSMGQESRKMVVENFSDQVVNKQMLEIYSGF
- a CDS encoding AbrB/MazE/SpoVT family DNA-binding domain-containing protein, which encodes MSIAIISSRGQITIPAEIRALLSLNKGDKINFIIDGNEVKFIPVTKDIRSIKGIIKKPLKPVTIEEMNKTIKAKGGQK
- a CDS encoding type II toxin-antitoxin system VapC family toxin, which codes for MIGLDTNVIIRYMTQDDPTQAKTASDFIEKNCSEESPGYICHIVLCEISWVLESNYELDKESIIQVIEELLQINQITIPQPETVWRALNDFKNSNADFSDHLIAGTNFTNGCQQTVTFDKKAGKHSLFQILE
- the asnB gene encoding asparagine synthase (glutamine-hydrolyzing) — its product is MCGLVGFISSNRQNSVVESMLEVLRYRGPDDTGTLVEAVADSFVHLGQNRLSIQDVSKKGHQPFVSDCGNYILVFNGEVYNFKIIREELETLGQKFVSGSDTEVILYAYKHWGMDCLEKFIGMFAFAILDKIEQKTFLVRDRAGVKPLYYHVGESEFLFASELKSFHQHPGFVKRLNKEVLPYYFQFGYIPAPHTIFENTYKLLPGHYVEIDINDSEPIDFKVIKYWDVEEFYKKDKFTDNEEAILSNLEDLITDSVNLRMISDVPVGVFLSGGYDSTLVTALLAQNKQRKLHTFTIGFEDKKYNEAEHAKTIAKYFGTEHSELYISNQDLLDKVSDVPFHYDEPFADSSALPTMMVAELAKKDVTVALSADGGDEVFCGYSKYFMLQKFESVFASSLKKNTVNALMKVIPAKMVGAINSLLPKSKRFTNIEDKYAKFKRAMSAKSLSDMFCNASSYVNPQQVKQFLKIKPELFGTFDFEPELSFIDNMMLTDYRSFMVDDVLVKVDRACMSNSLEGREPLLDHRIIEFMAQVPNKLKYKNKQGKYLARQILYKHIPAEVVDKPKSGFQIPLVNWLKNELKPLVENHFQSDKLDADIFNTEELLKLKSRFYAGDNSLANVLWFVLMFQMWREQWDV